In Elaeis guineensis isolate ETL-2024a chromosome 1, EG11, whole genome shotgun sequence, a genomic segment contains:
- the LOC109505102 gene encoding BTB/POZ domain-containing protein At2g46260-like, with protein MGCEVYNALVARRSCTADTLKAHHLCMSACPFQKISHFFSSETILNVAEMATKVHVVDYGISYGFNGHVSSNASLPGARVLSAPYGRVNEIISLSLPHVCSLPAYVLFLRSPSDLSDSPSASLFLQSMESPTKKTKGDGGISIRNPDQHLMVRIVSKPQPDDRERIGTRDSLQPNAERSDDVDNHEGNKALRGIHISRRSSVDFSTSGDYSVEIVINVDYSLLSFQSSLFRKLHGEMKRESRERPLTIQIEASEENAFIGLLEFIHSSSMPSLCYEEIVDLLLASDKFQVLSCAKKCIRQLVWKPNWAFSCFKLCDKVHWADIRELLAKKAMDYVTETNPNRMMSLKEKEERHRTSIENELLQLPFSAIKAVFCMDNLKVESEDVLYDFLLYWARIHYPKPEDRCSAKELHLECLIRFTYLTHQKLEEALQCDFFYPESISKAITEALLFKVREPYCRRCRSPFCSSNQFLERKYKRTPVMVTRLPFPDDCCKVYFSLTKNELWEMFSKKARRESQDFQFGHQLFSLAASWNEDSGKTCFGLSINAKAKPSDDVVYATRFLAMREVHDRVGFFEVGSDTVLQTNQVSARSNDLIPEFWSEFRNGTCCYMIGEILHLCAEITCKQTDRSSAS; from the exons ATGGGGTGCGAGGTCTACAACGCTCTGGTGGCGAGACGAAGTTGTACGGCTGACACCTTGAAGGCACATCATCTTTGCATGTCTGCATGCCCTTTCCAGAAGATCTCTCATTTCTTCTCTAGCGAGACCATTTTGAACGTAGCTGAGATGGCGACAAAGGTGCACGTGGTAGACTATGGCATCAGCTACGGCTTCAATGGTCATGTTTCTTCCAACGCCTCTCTTCCAGGAGCTCGGGTTCTCTCAGCACCATACG GTAGGGTTAATGagatcatctctctctctctaccccaCGTCTGCTCCCTCCCTGCCTACGTCCTCTTCCTCCGCTCTCCCAGCGACTTATCGGATTCTCCCTCCGCCTCCCTATTCCTACAATCTATGGAGTCACCCACCAAAAAGACTAAAGGAGATGGGGGGATTAGTATCCGTAATCCAGATCAACATCTCATGGTACGGATTGTTTCAAAGCCACAACCTGATGACAGGGAACGCATCGGCACAAGAGACTCTCTGCAGCCCAATGCAGAGAGATCAGACGATGTCGATAACCATGAAG GGAATAAGGCTCTGCGTGGTATACATATTTCTAGGCGGTCGAGTGTAGATTTTTCTACTTCTGGCGATTACTCTGTGGAAATAGTCATTAATGTTGATTATTCACTTTTATCCTTCCAAAGCTCTCTCTTTCGCAAG TTACACGGTGAAATGAAGAGAGAATCACGAGAGAGACCTCTGACCATTCAAATTGAAGCATCTG AGGAAAATGCCTTCATTGGGCTTCTGGAGTTCATTCATTCTTCTAGTATGCCATCACTATGTTACGAAGAAATCGTGGATTTGCTGCTGGCTTCAGATAAGTTCCAGGTTCTTTCATGTGCTAAGAAATGCATACGCCAGCTGGTATGGAAGCCTAACTGGGCATTCTCTTGCTTCAAGCTTTGCGATAAAGTGCACTGGGCCGATATAAGAGAGTTACTAGCGAAGAAAGCAATGGATTATGTTACTGAAACTAATCCTAATAGAATGATGTCtctgaaagaaaaggaagagcgTCATAGAACGAG CATTGAGAATGAACTTCTTCAGCTACCGTTCTCTGCAATCAAAGCTGTCTTCTGCATGGACAATCTCAAGGTTGAATCAGAAGatgttttgtatgattttttgcTGTATTGGGCTCGGATCCACTACCCAAAACCAGAAGACCGTTGCAGTGCCAAGGAATTGCATCTCGAATGCCTCATCCGCTTCACCTACCTGACACACCAAAAGCTGGAAGAGGCCCTCCAATGTGACTTCTTTTACCCTGAATCCATATCCAAGGCTATCACTGAGGCCCTACTTTTCAAAGTCAGGGAACCATACTGCCGCCGGTGCCGATCACCATTCTGCTCGAGCAACCAATTTCTTGAGCGGAAATACAAGCGAACGCCCGTAATGGTTACCAGGCTTCCATTCCCAGATGACTGTTGCAAAGTCTATTTTAGCCTTACCAAGAATGAGTTGTGGGAAATGTTTTCCAAGAAAGCCAGAAGAGAGTCGCAGGACTTCCAGTTTGGCCACCAACTCTTCAGTCTAGCGGCTTCCTGGAATGAGGACAGTGGGAAAACTTGTTTTGGGTTGAGTATTAATGCCAAGGCAAAACCCTCGGATGATGTTGTCTATGCCACTAGGTTTCTAGCAATGAGAGAAGTACACGACAGAGTGGGGTTTTTTGAGGTAGGCAGTGATACTGTGCTTCAAACCAATCAGGTTAGTGCTCGCAGTAATGACCTGATCCCAGAGTTCTGGTCAGAATTTCGCAACGGCACTTGCTGTTACATGATTGGTGAAATTCTTCATCTATGTGCCGAGATCACTTGCAAACAGACAGACAGATCTTCTGCCAGCTAA